In one window of Carassius auratus strain Wakin unplaced genomic scaffold, ASM336829v1 scaf_tig00217789, whole genome shotgun sequence DNA:
- the LOC113102967 gene encoding ubiquitin carboxyl-terminal hydrolase 47-like isoform X5, with translation MTGVCFYSTGPAHGGSVHTDEMKTRVDTDVPKHSVGFCGTQLSSIESSVRPSLASVNQMEEDIKKMEIKDPADRSSVSHTQKDRQRQTNQDSCPYRGLLNLGATCYLNSTLQVLFMTRAFRESVLRRSPGDTSEKFETVLKELFEELSDQDEGAPSVSTKPVINALGVQTLYEQQDAVEYFLDILEKVGPDLAEVFSGTMRNKRRCSEDHESHDDSSFKSLQIALNVTDTGAYRIEDGVRSYFESTTLVGDDQMYCETCDEKRDTTWGCEIHKYPAILSLHLKRFEYDCWSCGFEKNDCPMDVPLHLSLGEHRYALYAVINHRGSRSGGHYTADIRSFTENRWYCFDDSHVTEIDERKLERSREAYLLLYQKLAVSKDMVFSSVDSPPVSKTKVTQNSPRTEEPSSSVARVEDEEEPKTKSAEAGEPVETGRAGQCGAAHNKPHLEESAVTGHLRQRLCDDPKKPHKRKHDKTESMHKKEKASKRNVKSNHEETETREIDIRSRKM, from the exons ATGACGGGTGTGTGTTTCTACAGTACTGGTCCAGCACATGGAGGATCTGTTCACACGG ATGAAATGAAGACCAGAGTAGATACAGATGTGCCAAAGCA CAGTGTTGGCTTCTGTGGGACTCAGTTGTCCAGCATAGAGTCGTCTGTTCGGCCGTCCTTAGCTTCAG TAAATCAGATGGAAGAGGACATTAAAAAGATGGAGATCAAGGATCCAGCTGACAGATCAtcagtctctcacacacagaaGGACAGACAAAGACAAACTAACCAAGATTCTT GTCCGTACAGGGGTCTGCTGAATCTGGGAGCCACCTGCTATCTGAACTCAACCCTCCAGGTGCTGTTCATGACCCGAGCGTTCAGAGAGAGCGTGCTGCGCCG ATCTCCTGGGGACACAAGTGAGAAGTTCGAGACAGTATTAAAGGAACTGTTTGAAGAGCTCAGTGATCAGGACGAGGGTGCTCCGAGCGTCTCAACGAAACCAGTAATCAATGCTCTCGGTGTACAGACAC TCTATGAGCAGCAGGACGCTGTGGAATACTTCCTAGATATCCTCGAGAAAGTAGGCCCTGATTTGGCCGAG GTCTTCAGTGGAACTATGAGGAACAAGAGGAGATGTTCAGAAGATCACGAGTCTCATGATGACAGCTCGTTCAAGTCTCTACAGATCGCTCTGAACGTCACAGACACAGGAGCGTACAGGATA GAAGACGGGGTTCGATCATATTTTGAATCTACAACATTAGTTGGAGACGACCAGATGTACTGTGAAACCTGCGACGAGAAACGAGACACAACATGG GGTTGTGAGATACACAAGTATCCAGCAATACTGTCTCTGCACCTGAAAAGGTTTGAGTATGACTGCTGGTCGTGTGGGTTTGAGAAGAACGATTGCCCCATGGATGTACCGCTTCATTTATCTCTCGGG GAGCACAGATATGCTCTGTATGCCGTGATCAATCACAGGGGCAGTCGTTCTGGAGGTCACTACACCGCTGACATCCGCTCGTTCACTGAGAACAGGTGGTACTGTTTTGATGACAGTCATGTCACAGAG ATTGATGAGCGCAAACTGGAAAG GTCTAGGGAAGCTTACTTGCTCTTGTACCAGAAAC TTGCAGTTTCCAAAGACATGGTTTTCTCCTCAGTCGACAGTCCTCCAGTTTCTAAGACGAAAGTAACCCAGAATTCTCCCAGAACTGAAGAACCAT cttcgtCAGTTGCACGGGTGGAGGACGAAGAAGAACCCAAAACTAAATCTGCTGAAGCAGGAGAACCGGTGGAAACGGGCAGAGCTGGG caGTGTGGTGCAGCTCATAATAAACCACATCTGGAAG AGTCTGCTGTGACGGGGCATCTGAGACAGAGACTTTGTGATGATCCCAAGAAACCACATAAAAGAAAGCACGACAAAACTGAGAGCATGCATAAAAAGGAGAAAGCCAGTAAAAGAAATGTCAAGTCTAATCATGAagagacagagacgagagagaTCGACATCAGAAGCAGAAAGATGTAA
- the LOC113102967 gene encoding ubiquitin carboxyl-terminal hydrolase 47-like isoform X3, with protein sequence MTGVCFYSTGPAHGGSVHTDEMKTRVDTDVPKQRCLLLDSEENKLKRSRTLLSQSSVGFCGTQLSSIESSVRPSLASVNQMEEDIKKMEIKDPADRSSVSHTQKDRQRQTNQDSCPYRGLLNLGATCYLNSTLQVLFMTRAFRESVLRRSPGDTSEKFETVLKELFEELSDQDEGAPSVSTKPVINALGVQTLYEQQDAVEYFLDILEKVGPDLAEVFSGTMRNKRRCSEDHESHDDSSFKSLQIALNVTDTGAYRIEDGVRSYFESTTLVGDDQMYCETCDEKRDTTWGCEIHKYPAILSLHLKRFEYDCWSCGFEKNDCPMDVPLHLSLGEHRYALYAVINHRGSRSGGHYTADIRSFTENRWYCFDDSHVTEIDERKLERSREAYLLLYQKLAVSKDMVFSSVDSPPVSKTKVTQNSPRTEEPSSSVARVEDEEEPKTKSAEAGEPVETGRAGCGAAHNKPHLEESAVTGHLRQRLCDDPKKPHKRKHDKTESMHKKEKASKRNVKSNHEETETREIDIRSRKM encoded by the exons ATGACGGGTGTGTGTTTCTACAGTACTGGTCCAGCACATGGAGGATCTGTTCACACGG ATGAAATGAAGACCAGAGTAGATACAGATGTGCCAAAGCA AAGATGTCTCCTCCTGGACTCTGAAGAGAATAAACTGAAGAGATCTCGGACACTTCTTAGTCAAAG CAGTGTTGGCTTCTGTGGGACTCAGTTGTCCAGCATAGAGTCGTCTGTTCGGCCGTCCTTAGCTTCAG TAAATCAGATGGAAGAGGACATTAAAAAGATGGAGATCAAGGATCCAGCTGACAGATCAtcagtctctcacacacagaaGGACAGACAAAGACAAACTAACCAAGATTCTT GTCCGTACAGGGGTCTGCTGAATCTGGGAGCCACCTGCTATCTGAACTCAACCCTCCAGGTGCTGTTCATGACCCGAGCGTTCAGAGAGAGCGTGCTGCGCCG ATCTCCTGGGGACACAAGTGAGAAGTTCGAGACAGTATTAAAGGAACTGTTTGAAGAGCTCAGTGATCAGGACGAGGGTGCTCCGAGCGTCTCAACGAAACCAGTAATCAATGCTCTCGGTGTACAGACAC TCTATGAGCAGCAGGACGCTGTGGAATACTTCCTAGATATCCTCGAGAAAGTAGGCCCTGATTTGGCCGAG GTCTTCAGTGGAACTATGAGGAACAAGAGGAGATGTTCAGAAGATCACGAGTCTCATGATGACAGCTCGTTCAAGTCTCTACAGATCGCTCTGAACGTCACAGACACAGGAGCGTACAGGATA GAAGACGGGGTTCGATCATATTTTGAATCTACAACATTAGTTGGAGACGACCAGATGTACTGTGAAACCTGCGACGAGAAACGAGACACAACATGG GGTTGTGAGATACACAAGTATCCAGCAATACTGTCTCTGCACCTGAAAAGGTTTGAGTATGACTGCTGGTCGTGTGGGTTTGAGAAGAACGATTGCCCCATGGATGTACCGCTTCATTTATCTCTCGGG GAGCACAGATATGCTCTGTATGCCGTGATCAATCACAGGGGCAGTCGTTCTGGAGGTCACTACACCGCTGACATCCGCTCGTTCACTGAGAACAGGTGGTACTGTTTTGATGACAGTCATGTCACAGAG ATTGATGAGCGCAAACTGGAAAG GTCTAGGGAAGCTTACTTGCTCTTGTACCAGAAAC TTGCAGTTTCCAAAGACATGGTTTTCTCCTCAGTCGACAGTCCTCCAGTTTCTAAGACGAAAGTAACCCAGAATTCTCCCAGAACTGAAGAACCAT cttcgtCAGTTGCACGGGTGGAGGACGAAGAAGAACCCAAAACTAAATCTGCTGAAGCAGGAGAACCGGTGGAAACGGGCAGAGCTGGG TGTGGTGCAGCTCATAATAAACCACATCTGGAAG AGTCTGCTGTGACGGGGCATCTGAGACAGAGACTTTGTGATGATCCCAAGAAACCACATAAAAGAAAGCACGACAAAACTGAGAGCATGCATAAAAAGGAGAAAGCCAGTAAAAGAAATGTCAAGTCTAATCATGAagagacagagacgagagagaTCGACATCAGAAGCAGAAAGATGTAA
- the LOC113102967 gene encoding ubiquitin carboxyl-terminal hydrolase 47-like isoform X2 has protein sequence MTGVCFYSTGPAHGGSVHTDEMKTRVDTDVPKQRCLLLDSEENKLKRSRTLLSQSVGFCGTQLSSIESSVRPSLASVNQMEEDIKKMEIKDPADRSSVSHTQKDRQRQTNQDSCPYRGLLNLGATCYLNSTLQVLFMTRAFRESVLRRSPGDTSEKFETVLKELFEELSDQDEGAPSVSTKPVINALGVQTLYEQQDAVEYFLDILEKVGPDLAEVFSGTMRNKRRCSEDHESHDDSSFKSLQIALNVTDTGAYRIEDGVRSYFESTTLVGDDQMYCETCDEKRDTTWGCEIHKYPAILSLHLKRFEYDCWSCGFEKNDCPMDVPLHLSLGEHRYALYAVINHRGSRSGGHYTADIRSFTENRWYCFDDSHVTEIDERKLERSREAYLLLYQKLAVSKDMVFSSVDSPPVSKTKVTQNSPRTEEPSSSVARVEDEEEPKTKSAEAGEPVETGRAGQCGAAHNKPHLEESAVTGHLRQRLCDDPKKPHKRKHDKTESMHKKEKASKRNVKSNHEETETREIDIRSRKM, from the exons ATGACGGGTGTGTGTTTCTACAGTACTGGTCCAGCACATGGAGGATCTGTTCACACGG ATGAAATGAAGACCAGAGTAGATACAGATGTGCCAAAGCA AAGATGTCTCCTCCTGGACTCTGAAGAGAATAAACTGAAGAGATCTCGGACACTTCTTAGTCAAAG TGTTGGCTTCTGTGGGACTCAGTTGTCCAGCATAGAGTCGTCTGTTCGGCCGTCCTTAGCTTCAG TAAATCAGATGGAAGAGGACATTAAAAAGATGGAGATCAAGGATCCAGCTGACAGATCAtcagtctctcacacacagaaGGACAGACAAAGACAAACTAACCAAGATTCTT GTCCGTACAGGGGTCTGCTGAATCTGGGAGCCACCTGCTATCTGAACTCAACCCTCCAGGTGCTGTTCATGACCCGAGCGTTCAGAGAGAGCGTGCTGCGCCG ATCTCCTGGGGACACAAGTGAGAAGTTCGAGACAGTATTAAAGGAACTGTTTGAAGAGCTCAGTGATCAGGACGAGGGTGCTCCGAGCGTCTCAACGAAACCAGTAATCAATGCTCTCGGTGTACAGACAC TCTATGAGCAGCAGGACGCTGTGGAATACTTCCTAGATATCCTCGAGAAAGTAGGCCCTGATTTGGCCGAG GTCTTCAGTGGAACTATGAGGAACAAGAGGAGATGTTCAGAAGATCACGAGTCTCATGATGACAGCTCGTTCAAGTCTCTACAGATCGCTCTGAACGTCACAGACACAGGAGCGTACAGGATA GAAGACGGGGTTCGATCATATTTTGAATCTACAACATTAGTTGGAGACGACCAGATGTACTGTGAAACCTGCGACGAGAAACGAGACACAACATGG GGTTGTGAGATACACAAGTATCCAGCAATACTGTCTCTGCACCTGAAAAGGTTTGAGTATGACTGCTGGTCGTGTGGGTTTGAGAAGAACGATTGCCCCATGGATGTACCGCTTCATTTATCTCTCGGG GAGCACAGATATGCTCTGTATGCCGTGATCAATCACAGGGGCAGTCGTTCTGGAGGTCACTACACCGCTGACATCCGCTCGTTCACTGAGAACAGGTGGTACTGTTTTGATGACAGTCATGTCACAGAG ATTGATGAGCGCAAACTGGAAAG GTCTAGGGAAGCTTACTTGCTCTTGTACCAGAAAC TTGCAGTTTCCAAAGACATGGTTTTCTCCTCAGTCGACAGTCCTCCAGTTTCTAAGACGAAAGTAACCCAGAATTCTCCCAGAACTGAAGAACCAT cttcgtCAGTTGCACGGGTGGAGGACGAAGAAGAACCCAAAACTAAATCTGCTGAAGCAGGAGAACCGGTGGAAACGGGCAGAGCTGGG caGTGTGGTGCAGCTCATAATAAACCACATCTGGAAG AGTCTGCTGTGACGGGGCATCTGAGACAGAGACTTTGTGATGATCCCAAGAAACCACATAAAAGAAAGCACGACAAAACTGAGAGCATGCATAAAAAGGAGAAAGCCAGTAAAAGAAATGTCAAGTCTAATCATGAagagacagagacgagagagaTCGACATCAGAAGCAGAAAGATGTAA
- the LOC113102967 gene encoding ubiquitin carboxyl-terminal hydrolase 47-like isoform X4 encodes MTGVCFYSTGPAHGGSVHTDEMKTRVDTDVPKQRCLLLDSEENKLKRSRTLLSQSSVGFCGTQLSSIESSVRPSLASVNQMEEDIKKMEIKDPADRSSVSHTQKDRQRQTNQDSCPYRGLLNLGATCYLNSTLQVLFMTRAFRESVLRRSPGDTSEKFETVLKELFEELSDQDEGAPSVSTKPVINALGVQTLYEQQDAVEYFLDILEKVGPDLAEVFSGTMRNKRRCSEDHESHDDSSFKSLQIALNVTDTGAYRIEDGVRSYFESTTLVGDDQMYCETCDEKRDTTWGCEIHKYPAILSLHLKRFEYDCWSCGFEKNDCPMDVPLHLSLGEHRYALYAVINHRGSRSGGHYTADIRSFTENRWYCFDDSHVTEIDERKLERSREAYLLLYQKLDSPPVSKTKVTQNSPRTEEPSSSVARVEDEEEPKTKSAEAGEPVETGRAGQCGAAHNKPHLEESAVTGHLRQRLCDDPKKPHKRKHDKTESMHKKEKASKRNVKSNHEETETREIDIRSRKM; translated from the exons ATGACGGGTGTGTGTTTCTACAGTACTGGTCCAGCACATGGAGGATCTGTTCACACGG ATGAAATGAAGACCAGAGTAGATACAGATGTGCCAAAGCA AAGATGTCTCCTCCTGGACTCTGAAGAGAATAAACTGAAGAGATCTCGGACACTTCTTAGTCAAAG CAGTGTTGGCTTCTGTGGGACTCAGTTGTCCAGCATAGAGTCGTCTGTTCGGCCGTCCTTAGCTTCAG TAAATCAGATGGAAGAGGACATTAAAAAGATGGAGATCAAGGATCCAGCTGACAGATCAtcagtctctcacacacagaaGGACAGACAAAGACAAACTAACCAAGATTCTT GTCCGTACAGGGGTCTGCTGAATCTGGGAGCCACCTGCTATCTGAACTCAACCCTCCAGGTGCTGTTCATGACCCGAGCGTTCAGAGAGAGCGTGCTGCGCCG ATCTCCTGGGGACACAAGTGAGAAGTTCGAGACAGTATTAAAGGAACTGTTTGAAGAGCTCAGTGATCAGGACGAGGGTGCTCCGAGCGTCTCAACGAAACCAGTAATCAATGCTCTCGGTGTACAGACAC TCTATGAGCAGCAGGACGCTGTGGAATACTTCCTAGATATCCTCGAGAAAGTAGGCCCTGATTTGGCCGAG GTCTTCAGTGGAACTATGAGGAACAAGAGGAGATGTTCAGAAGATCACGAGTCTCATGATGACAGCTCGTTCAAGTCTCTACAGATCGCTCTGAACGTCACAGACACAGGAGCGTACAGGATA GAAGACGGGGTTCGATCATATTTTGAATCTACAACATTAGTTGGAGACGACCAGATGTACTGTGAAACCTGCGACGAGAAACGAGACACAACATGG GGTTGTGAGATACACAAGTATCCAGCAATACTGTCTCTGCACCTGAAAAGGTTTGAGTATGACTGCTGGTCGTGTGGGTTTGAGAAGAACGATTGCCCCATGGATGTACCGCTTCATTTATCTCTCGGG GAGCACAGATATGCTCTGTATGCCGTGATCAATCACAGGGGCAGTCGTTCTGGAGGTCACTACACCGCTGACATCCGCTCGTTCACTGAGAACAGGTGGTACTGTTTTGATGACAGTCATGTCACAGAG ATTGATGAGCGCAAACTGGAAAG GTCTAGGGAAGCTTACTTGCTCTTGTACCAGAAAC TCGACAGTCCTCCAGTTTCTAAGACGAAAGTAACCCAGAATTCTCCCAGAACTGAAGAACCAT cttcgtCAGTTGCACGGGTGGAGGACGAAGAAGAACCCAAAACTAAATCTGCTGAAGCAGGAGAACCGGTGGAAACGGGCAGAGCTGGG caGTGTGGTGCAGCTCATAATAAACCACATCTGGAAG AGTCTGCTGTGACGGGGCATCTGAGACAGAGACTTTGTGATGATCCCAAGAAACCACATAAAAGAAAGCACGACAAAACTGAGAGCATGCATAAAAAGGAGAAAGCCAGTAAAAGAAATGTCAAGTCTAATCATGAagagacagagacgagagagaTCGACATCAGAAGCAGAAAGATGTAA
- the LOC113102967 gene encoding ubiquitin carboxyl-terminal hydrolase 47-like isoform X1 — protein MTGVCFYSTGPAHGGSVHTDEMKTRVDTDVPKQRCLLLDSEENKLKRSRTLLSQSSVGFCGTQLSSIESSVRPSLASVNQMEEDIKKMEIKDPADRSSVSHTQKDRQRQTNQDSCPYRGLLNLGATCYLNSTLQVLFMTRAFRESVLRRSPGDTSEKFETVLKELFEELSDQDEGAPSVSTKPVINALGVQTLYEQQDAVEYFLDILEKVGPDLAEVFSGTMRNKRRCSEDHESHDDSSFKSLQIALNVTDTGAYRIEDGVRSYFESTTLVGDDQMYCETCDEKRDTTWGCEIHKYPAILSLHLKRFEYDCWSCGFEKNDCPMDVPLHLSLGEHRYALYAVINHRGSRSGGHYTADIRSFTENRWYCFDDSHVTEIDERKLERSREAYLLLYQKLAVSKDMVFSSVDSPPVSKTKVTQNSPRTEEPSSSVARVEDEEEPKTKSAEAGEPVETGRAGQCGAAHNKPHLEESAVTGHLRQRLCDDPKKPHKRKHDKTESMHKKEKASKRNVKSNHEETETREIDIRSRKM, from the exons ATGACGGGTGTGTGTTTCTACAGTACTGGTCCAGCACATGGAGGATCTGTTCACACGG ATGAAATGAAGACCAGAGTAGATACAGATGTGCCAAAGCA AAGATGTCTCCTCCTGGACTCTGAAGAGAATAAACTGAAGAGATCTCGGACACTTCTTAGTCAAAG CAGTGTTGGCTTCTGTGGGACTCAGTTGTCCAGCATAGAGTCGTCTGTTCGGCCGTCCTTAGCTTCAG TAAATCAGATGGAAGAGGACATTAAAAAGATGGAGATCAAGGATCCAGCTGACAGATCAtcagtctctcacacacagaaGGACAGACAAAGACAAACTAACCAAGATTCTT GTCCGTACAGGGGTCTGCTGAATCTGGGAGCCACCTGCTATCTGAACTCAACCCTCCAGGTGCTGTTCATGACCCGAGCGTTCAGAGAGAGCGTGCTGCGCCG ATCTCCTGGGGACACAAGTGAGAAGTTCGAGACAGTATTAAAGGAACTGTTTGAAGAGCTCAGTGATCAGGACGAGGGTGCTCCGAGCGTCTCAACGAAACCAGTAATCAATGCTCTCGGTGTACAGACAC TCTATGAGCAGCAGGACGCTGTGGAATACTTCCTAGATATCCTCGAGAAAGTAGGCCCTGATTTGGCCGAG GTCTTCAGTGGAACTATGAGGAACAAGAGGAGATGTTCAGAAGATCACGAGTCTCATGATGACAGCTCGTTCAAGTCTCTACAGATCGCTCTGAACGTCACAGACACAGGAGCGTACAGGATA GAAGACGGGGTTCGATCATATTTTGAATCTACAACATTAGTTGGAGACGACCAGATGTACTGTGAAACCTGCGACGAGAAACGAGACACAACATGG GGTTGTGAGATACACAAGTATCCAGCAATACTGTCTCTGCACCTGAAAAGGTTTGAGTATGACTGCTGGTCGTGTGGGTTTGAGAAGAACGATTGCCCCATGGATGTACCGCTTCATTTATCTCTCGGG GAGCACAGATATGCTCTGTATGCCGTGATCAATCACAGGGGCAGTCGTTCTGGAGGTCACTACACCGCTGACATCCGCTCGTTCACTGAGAACAGGTGGTACTGTTTTGATGACAGTCATGTCACAGAG ATTGATGAGCGCAAACTGGAAAG GTCTAGGGAAGCTTACTTGCTCTTGTACCAGAAAC TTGCAGTTTCCAAAGACATGGTTTTCTCCTCAGTCGACAGTCCTCCAGTTTCTAAGACGAAAGTAACCCAGAATTCTCCCAGAACTGAAGAACCAT cttcgtCAGTTGCACGGGTGGAGGACGAAGAAGAACCCAAAACTAAATCTGCTGAAGCAGGAGAACCGGTGGAAACGGGCAGAGCTGGG caGTGTGGTGCAGCTCATAATAAACCACATCTGGAAG AGTCTGCTGTGACGGGGCATCTGAGACAGAGACTTTGTGATGATCCCAAGAAACCACATAAAAGAAAGCACGACAAAACTGAGAGCATGCATAAAAAGGAGAAAGCCAGTAAAAGAAATGTCAAGTCTAATCATGAagagacagagacgagagagaTCGACATCAGAAGCAGAAAGATGTAA
- the LOC113102967 gene encoding ubiquitin carboxyl-terminal hydrolase 47-like isoform X6, whose amino-acid sequence MCQSINQMEEDIKKMEIKDPADRSSVSHTQKDRQRQTNQDSCPYRGLLNLGATCYLNSTLQVLFMTRAFRESVLRRSPGDTSEKFETVLKELFEELSDQDEGAPSVSTKPVINALGVQTLYEQQDAVEYFLDILEKVGPDLAEVFSGTMRNKRRCSEDHESHDDSSFKSLQIALNVTDTGAYRIEDGVRSYFESTTLVGDDQMYCETCDEKRDTTWGCEIHKYPAILSLHLKRFEYDCWSCGFEKNDCPMDVPLHLSLGEHRYALYAVINHRGSRSGGHYTADIRSFTENRWYCFDDSHVTEIDERKLERSREAYLLLYQKLAVSKDMVFSSVDSPPVSKTKVTQNSPRTEEPSSSVARVEDEEEPKTKSAEAGEPVETGRAGQCGAAHNKPHLEESAVTGHLRQRLCDDPKKPHKRKHDKTESMHKKEKASKRNVKSNHEETETREIDIRSRKM is encoded by the exons ATGTGCCAAAGCA TAAATCAGATGGAAGAGGACATTAAAAAGATGGAGATCAAGGATCCAGCTGACAGATCAtcagtctctcacacacagaaGGACAGACAAAGACAAACTAACCAAGATTCTT GTCCGTACAGGGGTCTGCTGAATCTGGGAGCCACCTGCTATCTGAACTCAACCCTCCAGGTGCTGTTCATGACCCGAGCGTTCAGAGAGAGCGTGCTGCGCCG ATCTCCTGGGGACACAAGTGAGAAGTTCGAGACAGTATTAAAGGAACTGTTTGAAGAGCTCAGTGATCAGGACGAGGGTGCTCCGAGCGTCTCAACGAAACCAGTAATCAATGCTCTCGGTGTACAGACAC TCTATGAGCAGCAGGACGCTGTGGAATACTTCCTAGATATCCTCGAGAAAGTAGGCCCTGATTTGGCCGAG GTCTTCAGTGGAACTATGAGGAACAAGAGGAGATGTTCAGAAGATCACGAGTCTCATGATGACAGCTCGTTCAAGTCTCTACAGATCGCTCTGAACGTCACAGACACAGGAGCGTACAGGATA GAAGACGGGGTTCGATCATATTTTGAATCTACAACATTAGTTGGAGACGACCAGATGTACTGTGAAACCTGCGACGAGAAACGAGACACAACATGG GGTTGTGAGATACACAAGTATCCAGCAATACTGTCTCTGCACCTGAAAAGGTTTGAGTATGACTGCTGGTCGTGTGGGTTTGAGAAGAACGATTGCCCCATGGATGTACCGCTTCATTTATCTCTCGGG GAGCACAGATATGCTCTGTATGCCGTGATCAATCACAGGGGCAGTCGTTCTGGAGGTCACTACACCGCTGACATCCGCTCGTTCACTGAGAACAGGTGGTACTGTTTTGATGACAGTCATGTCACAGAG ATTGATGAGCGCAAACTGGAAAG GTCTAGGGAAGCTTACTTGCTCTTGTACCAGAAAC TTGCAGTTTCCAAAGACATGGTTTTCTCCTCAGTCGACAGTCCTCCAGTTTCTAAGACGAAAGTAACCCAGAATTCTCCCAGAACTGAAGAACCAT cttcgtCAGTTGCACGGGTGGAGGACGAAGAAGAACCCAAAACTAAATCTGCTGAAGCAGGAGAACCGGTGGAAACGGGCAGAGCTGGG caGTGTGGTGCAGCTCATAATAAACCACATCTGGAAG AGTCTGCTGTGACGGGGCATCTGAGACAGAGACTTTGTGATGATCCCAAGAAACCACATAAAAGAAAGCACGACAAAACTGAGAGCATGCATAAAAAGGAGAAAGCCAGTAAAAGAAATGTCAAGTCTAATCATGAagagacagagacgagagagaTCGACATCAGAAGCAGAAAGATGTAA
- the LOC113102967 gene encoding ubiquitin carboxyl-terminal hydrolase 47-like isoform X7, with translation MEEDIKKMEIKDPADRSSVSHTQKDRQRQTNQDSCPYRGLLNLGATCYLNSTLQVLFMTRAFRESVLRRSPGDTSEKFETVLKELFEELSDQDEGAPSVSTKPVINALGVQTLYEQQDAVEYFLDILEKVGPDLAEVFSGTMRNKRRCSEDHESHDDSSFKSLQIALNVTDTGAYRIEDGVRSYFESTTLVGDDQMYCETCDEKRDTTWGCEIHKYPAILSLHLKRFEYDCWSCGFEKNDCPMDVPLHLSLGEHRYALYAVINHRGSRSGGHYTADIRSFTENRWYCFDDSHVTEIDERKLERSREAYLLLYQKLAVSKDMVFSSVDSPPVSKTKVTQNSPRTEEPSSSVARVEDEEEPKTKSAEAGEPVETGRAGQCGAAHNKPHLEESAVTGHLRQRLCDDPKKPHKRKHDKTESMHKKEKASKRNVKSNHEETETREIDIRSRKM, from the exons ATGGAAGAGGACATTAAAAAGATGGAGATCAAGGATCCAGCTGACAGATCAtcagtctctcacacacagaaGGACAGACAAAGACAAACTAACCAAGATTCTT GTCCGTACAGGGGTCTGCTGAATCTGGGAGCCACCTGCTATCTGAACTCAACCCTCCAGGTGCTGTTCATGACCCGAGCGTTCAGAGAGAGCGTGCTGCGCCG ATCTCCTGGGGACACAAGTGAGAAGTTCGAGACAGTATTAAAGGAACTGTTTGAAGAGCTCAGTGATCAGGACGAGGGTGCTCCGAGCGTCTCAACGAAACCAGTAATCAATGCTCTCGGTGTACAGACAC TCTATGAGCAGCAGGACGCTGTGGAATACTTCCTAGATATCCTCGAGAAAGTAGGCCCTGATTTGGCCGAG GTCTTCAGTGGAACTATGAGGAACAAGAGGAGATGTTCAGAAGATCACGAGTCTCATGATGACAGCTCGTTCAAGTCTCTACAGATCGCTCTGAACGTCACAGACACAGGAGCGTACAGGATA GAAGACGGGGTTCGATCATATTTTGAATCTACAACATTAGTTGGAGACGACCAGATGTACTGTGAAACCTGCGACGAGAAACGAGACACAACATGG GGTTGTGAGATACACAAGTATCCAGCAATACTGTCTCTGCACCTGAAAAGGTTTGAGTATGACTGCTGGTCGTGTGGGTTTGAGAAGAACGATTGCCCCATGGATGTACCGCTTCATTTATCTCTCGGG GAGCACAGATATGCTCTGTATGCCGTGATCAATCACAGGGGCAGTCGTTCTGGAGGTCACTACACCGCTGACATCCGCTCGTTCACTGAGAACAGGTGGTACTGTTTTGATGACAGTCATGTCACAGAG ATTGATGAGCGCAAACTGGAAAG GTCTAGGGAAGCTTACTTGCTCTTGTACCAGAAAC TTGCAGTTTCCAAAGACATGGTTTTCTCCTCAGTCGACAGTCCTCCAGTTTCTAAGACGAAAGTAACCCAGAATTCTCCCAGAACTGAAGAACCAT cttcgtCAGTTGCACGGGTGGAGGACGAAGAAGAACCCAAAACTAAATCTGCTGAAGCAGGAGAACCGGTGGAAACGGGCAGAGCTGGG caGTGTGGTGCAGCTCATAATAAACCACATCTGGAAG AGTCTGCTGTGACGGGGCATCTGAGACAGAGACTTTGTGATGATCCCAAGAAACCACATAAAAGAAAGCACGACAAAACTGAGAGCATGCATAAAAAGGAGAAAGCCAGTAAAAGAAATGTCAAGTCTAATCATGAagagacagagacgagagagaTCGACATCAGAAGCAGAAAGATGTAA